GAGCAAAAAGGAATGGGCGGATTGCTCGCAGTCGGAAAAGGAAGTGTAAACCCTCCGCGAATGATCGTCATCCGTTACCAGGGAACGGGGCACTGGGATAATGTAGTGGGGCTGGTCGGTAAAGGGATTACTTTTGATACGGGGGGGATTTCCTTAAAAAGAGCCCCAGGCATGGAAGAGTTAATCAGTGATATGGGAGGCGCAGCGGCTGTGCTTGGAGTCATGGAGGCATTAGGCCGATTACGTCCACGAATTAATGTCGTAATGGTCATTCCATCCGCTGAGAATATGCCATCTGCTAATGCCTTTAAACCCGGGGATATCATTACATCAATGAGCGGAAGAACCATAGAAATATTGAATACCGATGCAGAAGGGAGACTTGTACTTGGGGATGCGCTGACCTATGCCCGGGAATGGGGAGCAAAACGTGTTATTGATGTCGCTACGCTGACAGGTGCAGTGTTGTCGACATTAGGAGATATAGCTACAGGTGCTGTTACTAACAACGAGGAATTTATGGAGCAGTTTCTGACAGCAGCTAATGTTTCGGGTGAAAAAATATGGCAGCTTCCGGCTTACCCGGAATTCCGCGAAATGCTAAAGAGCGAAGTGGCCGATATCCGTAACACCGCAGGTAGGTTCGGGGGAGCCACTACCGCTGGGTTATTTGTAGGTGAGTTTGCGGAAGGTCTGCCATGGATACACCTAGATATTGCTGGAACCGCATTTCTTTCTAAAGAACGTGGAGTTAATCCTAGAGGCGGTACAGGAGTCATGGTTCGCACATTGGTTCAGTGGTTGCTCAGCGAAAGCGAATGATTAGCTCTTCATAATCAACAAAAAGAAACCTCGCCCTAGGACAATGGATGGAAGACCGACCATTCCCTAAGGCGAGGTTTCTTTGCTTTTGTAAGAATGCTGAAGATTAATTATTGCCACTGGATTTTTTAGCCTTTGATTGAGAAGTAAAGGATTGAATACTGTTCATTATTTTATCGCGAGTTCCCTTATTCTTCAGTAAATAGGCTACGCCCAATGCGGCAGTTGTGAAAAATGTTTTTTTTGTGTTCATAGTGATTACCTCCTTAGGTATGGTCTGTAGTTGCTTATAACAAACATACCCGAAAGCAATGCAAGCTAAACTATGAACCCTTTCATATAACGGTTAGGCAAGCCTACTTCTTCTTATTAACAGGTGTTGAGCAGCAGGAGAGGGGAGAATCTAAAGACGCTGCAGAACAGGTCTTGCCCTTATCACAGCCAGCGCAAGCGCCTTGCTTGCCCTTTTGCACATGTCGATAGATGATCCAGCCTGAATAACCGAAGATCAGAGTGACGATTAGAACATTTACCATTACGGTGCCCCACTTTCATTAAGAGAATCAACGAATTACAAGTTCTACGACCAGCCTAATAATCGCCCACCTTGGAAAATAACAAAAGATACGATATATGCCAGAGCAAGAGAATAGCCAATAGAGAAGAAAGTCCATTTCCAAGAGGCTGTTTCTTTTTTGATAACCCCTACAGTGGCCAGACAAGGAATATATAACAGGATAAAGGCCATAAAGCTGATTGCACTCAGCGGTGTAAAGACTTGTGAAATTTGATTCTCTAATCCAGCGGTATCTGGTGCGTGATAGATGATATTCATCGTAGACACTACAACCTCTTTCGCTAAAAATCCTGGGACCAAGGTAGAGCCGGCCTGCCACGTTCCGAAACCAAGCGGTTCCAGTAGTGGTGCAA
This genomic stretch from Paenibacillus sp. FSL H7-0737 harbors:
- a CDS encoding leucyl aminopeptidase, giving the protein MNIEFNSGSAINEIQGDALILIISESEAQHGGLSERWNDRIRLLGRSGLFSGKLNQTYVLPLDYPSGCPVAILVGKGDQLLSTEDLRQMAVQIARAALRLKAIQLVFQLPEGVQELTEDKDIVSIAYTLSEGLSLGSYRRPTYKQEESQYTGPKSVIFIIEKKPADTFERDWNLGMQRGLAFGEATNMARNLTNMPGNLLTPSDLAMAAIEVAERYGFPSEVLDEREIEQKGMGGLLAVGKGSVNPPRMIVIRYQGTGHWDNVVGLVGKGITFDTGGISLKRAPGMEELISDMGGAAAVLGVMEALGRLRPRINVVMVIPSAENMPSANAFKPGDIITSMSGRTIEILNTDAEGRLVLGDALTYAREWGAKRVIDVATLTGAVLSTLGDIATGAVTNNEEFMEQFLTAANVSGEKIWQLPAYPEFREMLKSEVADIRNTAGRFGGATTAGLFVGEFAEGLPWIHLDIAGTAFLSKERGVNPRGGTGVMVRTLVQWLLSESE
- a CDS encoding FeoB-associated Cys-rich membrane protein, which translates into the protein MVNVLIVTLIFGYSGWIIYRHVQKGKQGACAGCDKGKTCSAASLDSPLSCCSTPVNKKK